In the Candidatus Poribacteria bacterium genome, one interval contains:
- a CDS encoding secretin and TonB N-terminal domain-containing protein: MRLKILIIIAILISTLWFSTFCWGLIARITSIKLSQENGGLVVRLEGNGKMEFLLRPSYYKGDKLVLFGDIPNSYCFVNGRRRWRSLNPPDERVEKVLLAQYTFNPPVTRLVFLLSEEVYPEVRSERRSLILFFPPNEPKGDQPIMDKIVTIRSEGETLGKMLRLLFEQYGANFIVEKGVDVNQKVTLNLRDVPLRVALRELLSSLGYRFEETEGGIIRVTARRSQPQVKPPPQPPAGFAVKTFRLKYISPANIIRALSGTLPEGIKVTGDEASRTLILSGDEVGIKRLEPMVRKLIGEIDLPHLKCQ; the protein is encoded by the coding sequence ATGAGGCTAAAGATCCTCATCATCATTGCGATCCTGATTTCAACCCTCTGGTTTTCAACCTTCTGCTGGGGATTGATAGCCAGGATAACCTCAATAAAGCTCAGTCAGGAGAACGGGGGTCTTGTTGTAAGGCTGGAGGGAAACGGCAAGATGGAGTTTCTCCTCAGACCGAGCTACTATAAAGGCGATAAGCTCGTGCTTTTCGGTGATATCCCAAACTCCTATTGTTTCGTAAACGGTAGGAGACGATGGAGGAGTCTGAACCCGCCGGATGAAAGAGTGGAAAAGGTACTACTTGCCCAGTATACCTTCAATCCGCCCGTGACGAGGTTGGTCTTCCTTCTGAGCGAGGAGGTCTATCCGGAGGTGCGGAGCGAACGCCGTTCGCTGATACTCTTCTTTCCGCCCAACGAGCCGAAAGGCGACCAACCGATCATGGATAAAATCGTGACCATAAGGTCGGAGGGCGAGACGCTGGGGAAAATGTTGAGGCTGCTCTTCGAACAGTATGGGGCAAATTTCATCGTCGAGAAGGGGGTGGATGTCAATCAGAAGGTCACCCTCAACCTCAGGGATGTGCCGCTCAGAGTGGCTCTCAGGGAACTTTTGAGTTCGCTCGGCTATCGGTTCGAGGAGACCGAAGGAGGAATAATAAGGGTAACAGCGAGGAGGAGCCAGCCTCAGGTCAAACCGCCCCCCCAACCTCCTGCTGGGTTTGCCGTTAAGACCTTCCGGCTGAAATACATATCCCCTGCCAATATCATACGGGCCCTGAGCGGAACGCTGCCTGAGGGGATCAAGGTCACGGGAGATGAGGCAAGTCGAACCTTAATCCTGTCGGGCGATGAGGTGGGGATAAAAAGGCTGGAGCCCATGGTAAGAAAGTTGATAGGGGAGATAGACCTGCCCCACCTGAAATGCCAATGA
- the cdaA gene encoding diadenylate cyclase CdaA yields MLNIVKDVILILIDISLVSFVLYQFFMMLRSTKAAQAIKGIAVLAIISFLANLIHLRAASWLLGKFWTWGVIAFIILFQSELKGALSRLGQRWTILGGNTDLQRCISEISKAAERMVKSGVGGIIVFEREDKLDYFVESGIKMDALITWELILTIFSPESPVRDGAVVIRNLRIAASSVILPISRDLLGEEIGFGYRHRAAIGLSRSTDAIAVIVSEDKGIISLAAEGKLHQDLNPLTLERMLSSYLLHSTNERGEERR; encoded by the coding sequence ATGCTGAATATAGTTAAGGACGTAATCCTCATACTGATTGACATCTCTCTCGTCTCCTTTGTGCTTTATCAGTTCTTTATGATGCTCCGAAGCACAAAGGCCGCTCAGGCGATAAAGGGGATAGCCGTATTGGCGATCATCTCCTTCCTGGCGAATCTCATCCATCTGAGAGCCGCATCCTGGCTGCTGGGGAAGTTCTGGACCTGGGGAGTGATAGCCTTTATCATACTCTTTCAGTCCGAACTCAAAGGCGCCCTTTCCAGATTGGGACAGAGATGGACCATCCTGGGGGGGAACACGGATCTGCAAAGGTGCATCTCGGAGATATCGAAGGCCGCCGAACGAATGGTCAAATCGGGCGTCGGGGGAATTATCGTCTTCGAGAGGGAGGATAAGCTCGATTACTTCGTTGAATCGGGGATCAAGATGGATGCCCTTATCACCTGGGAGCTGATCCTGACGATCTTCTCGCCGGAGAGCCCGGTGAGAGATGGGGCGGTGGTGATACGCAACCTTCGCATAGCTGCTTCAAGCGTTATCCTGCCGATATCCAGGGATCTTTTGGGTGAAGAGATCGGCTTCGGCTATAGACATCGAGCTGCTATAGGACTGAGCCGAAGCACAGATGCGATAGCCGTCATCGTCTCAGAGGACAAGGGTATCATCTCGCTGGCTGCCGAGGGCAAACTACATCAGGATCTCAACCCATTGACGCTCGAGAGAATGCTCAGCTCATATCTCCTCCATTCCACCAACGAGAGAGGAGAGGAACGGAGATGA
- the folP gene encoding dihydropteroate synthase, producing MRARVLKLEREDEIKREIQRIGATIYGTRIMTPKGLHYLVRVEGVRTTAANIMKQEMLSLGGEVATARETLTLETERTTVLVMGTKKQFEGFLKKLSVQPFGLKGAAEEIRKAIDNYELEGRRCMDCAGREIILGQRTLIMGVLNVTPDSFSDGGRFLKLDDAIAHAERMAEEGADIIDVGGESSRPGADPVDDDEEKRRVIPVIKEIARRIDLPISIDTYKPSVAEEAIDSGASIINDITALRDPRMVDLAARGKVGVVLMHMKGTPKTMQVSPEYDDLISEIYSFLDERIEAALQGGVDRDRIMIDPGIGFGKRYEDNIEILRRLREFKSLGSPILIGTSRKSFIGKALGDLPVEERLEGTAATVAISIANGADVVRVHDVKQMKRVAVMTDAICRLKSC from the coding sequence ATGAGGGCAAGGGTTCTGAAGCTTGAGCGTGAAGATGAGATTAAAAGGGAGATACAAAGGATCGGCGCGACCATCTATGGAACCAGGATAATGACGCCCAAAGGGCTCCATTATCTGGTCAGGGTCGAAGGGGTTAGAACCACGGCCGCCAATATCATGAAACAGGAGATGCTTTCGCTGGGGGGAGAGGTCGCCACCGCAAGGGAGACCCTGACGCTCGAGACGGAAAGAACCACCGTCCTAGTCATGGGAACTAAGAAACAGTTTGAAGGGTTCCTGAAAAAGCTTTCAGTTCAGCCCTTCGGGTTGAAAGGAGCGGCCGAGGAAATCAGAAAGGCGATCGATAACTACGAACTTGAGGGCCGAAGATGTATGGACTGTGCCGGAAGGGAGATAATCCTAGGCCAAAGGACGCTCATAATGGGGGTCCTGAACGTCACACCCGACTCCTTCTCGGACGGCGGCAGATTTCTCAAGCTTGATGATGCTATAGCGCACGCCGAGCGGATGGCCGAGGAAGGAGCCGATATCATAGATGTGGGCGGTGAATCCTCTCGCCCGGGCGCCGATCCGGTCGATGATGATGAAGAGAAAAGAAGGGTGATCCCCGTCATAAAGGAGATCGCCAGAAGAATCGATCTACCTATATCCATCGATACATATAAGCCTTCAGTCGCTGAAGAGGCTATAGATTCCGGCGCTTCGATTATAAACGACATAACAGCCCTTAGAGATCCTAGGATGGTGGATCTGGCCGCAAGGGGGAAGGTCGGCGTGGTGTTGATGCATATGAAGGGCACTCCTAAAACCATGCAGGTATCCCCTGAGTATGATGACCTTATCTCTGAGATCTACTCCTTCCTAGATGAGAGGATCGAAGCAGCCCTTCAAGGCGGCGTCGATCGAGATAGGATCATGATCGATCCTGGAATAGGTTTCGGCAAGAGGTATGAGGACAACATCGAGATACTCCGCAGGCTGAGGGAGTTCAAATCGCTAGGGTCTCCGATTCTCATCGGCACATCACGCAAATCCTTTATAGGCAAAGCGCTGGGAGATCTGCCTGTGGAAGAGCGATTGGAGGGAACGGCGGCCACCGTGGCGATTTCAATAGCGAACGGTGCTGATGTTGTGAGAGTGCATGACGTTAAGCAGATGAAACGGGTCGCCGTTATGACAGATGCTATCTGCCGCCTTAAGTCATGCTGA
- a CDS encoding AAA family ATPase: MFVGVGASVTGDTPVLIRSERGTRLMPIGEFVDQFYRDGEEGFIVPVKGVQTLGFEEKESKFKGSSKRFFGCSAWKSVYGVYRHKVNEIYEIRYLGGKVRTTGDHSVFVRTRNGIIAKPTRDLKPGDVLVSLPFKVRGKHSPEYGTPHHVRAHRFEPAEEPVVLLVAEEKFEFAEKYKFALEHAEDMSQRQIAQIIGVSQATVGNWQRGVHIPRPLTYRSFEIGLPEKVTVTPALMKLLGYYTAEGRSPGQFVEFIFGKHETELHLDLIHLVKKIFNLEPKLTETTDNTVRITYHSAPLGRFFATLCGNGSRNKHIPEILWDLPFEYFRSYLEGYVLGDGYTTKEGKLSVTSASRQLILELAWLCSMHGIAVGIQEMNQKPGRIIKSKPLPGGKYWRLIIGKTCNPLADEEPDIPNQWKSPIVREVVAMPYDGYVYDLCGCENEAFFGGEKPILLHNSRVRDLFETGRKNAPAIIFIDELDAVGRYRGAGIGGGHDEREQTLNQLLVEMSGFDSSEGVIVIAATNRPDILDPALLRPGRFDRQIVVDLPDVKGRAEIFKIHLKNVRTAPEVWDNIEILAKGTPYFSGADIENMVNEAALIAARKNKEFVDMECLEEAKDKVMMGPERRSMLISDKEKRVIAYHEAGHALVSHLLPEGDPNYKCSIIPRGRALGITQKLPLEERHNYGKRYLLAEITTRLAGRVAEELIFGDPTTGAKDDFERATELARKMVCEWGMSEKLGPVTFGKREEQIFLGKELARHKDYSERTALEIDNEVKRIINECYDRAKGIIQNNMDKLKRLAEALLEKEVLDAKEIEEILGPRPSLEEAQPAKFNGPTEVSDEGKGSEA; this comes from the coding sequence ATGTTTGTAGGTGTGGGAGCATCCGTCACAGGGGATACCCCCGTGTTGATTCGATCGGAACGGGGTACCAGGTTGATGCCTATAGGCGAGTTCGTAGATCAGTTCTACCGGGATGGCGAAGAGGGATTTATCGTTCCAGTTAAGGGCGTTCAAACTTTAGGTTTCGAGGAGAAAGAATCCAAGTTTAAGGGATCGTCTAAAAGGTTCTTCGGGTGCAGCGCCTGGAAGAGTGTCTATGGGGTATATCGCCACAAGGTAAATGAAATCTATGAAATCCGATATCTCGGAGGTAAGGTGAGAACAACGGGCGATCATAGCGTGTTCGTCCGAACCCGCAACGGTATTATAGCTAAACCCACGCGTGATCTTAAGCCCGGTGATGTATTGGTCTCACTGCCGTTCAAGGTGAGAGGAAAACACTCCCCGGAATATGGTACCCCTCACCATGTTAGAGCTCATAGGTTTGAACCAGCTGAAGAGCCTGTAGTGTTGCTGGTCGCTGAGGAGAAGTTTGAATTTGCTGAGAAGTATAAGTTCGCTTTAGAACATGCTGAGGACATGTCTCAACGCCAAATAGCTCAGATCATAGGCGTATCGCAGGCGACCGTAGGAAATTGGCAGAGGGGAGTTCATATTCCACGCCCCTTGACCTATAGATCCTTTGAGATCGGCCTCCCGGAGAAAGTGACCGTTACACCGGCTCTAATGAAGCTTCTGGGATATTACACCGCTGAGGGGAGGTCCCCGGGCCAATTCGTGGAATTCATCTTCGGCAAACACGAGACGGAACTACATCTCGATTTGATTCACCTGGTGAAAAAGATATTCAATCTGGAGCCGAAGCTTACTGAGACGACGGATAACACGGTACGCATCACCTATCATTCTGCTCCTCTCGGCAGGTTTTTCGCCACGCTTTGTGGAAACGGCAGCAGAAACAAACATATCCCTGAGATACTATGGGATCTACCGTTCGAATATTTCAGGTCGTACCTCGAAGGTTACGTGCTCGGAGATGGCTATACCACCAAAGAGGGGAAACTCTCCGTTACTTCCGCCAGTCGTCAGCTAATTCTCGAGTTAGCATGGTTGTGTTCAATGCATGGTATCGCCGTTGGGATCCAGGAGATGAACCAAAAACCAGGGCGTATCATTAAAAGTAAGCCGCTTCCTGGAGGTAAATACTGGAGGCTTATAATAGGAAAAACGTGTAACCCGCTGGCGGATGAAGAGCCGGATATACCCAACCAATGGAAGAGCCCGATCGTTAGGGAAGTTGTGGCTATGCCGTATGATGGATATGTCTATGACCTATGTGGGTGTGAAAATGAGGCGTTCTTCGGCGGTGAAAAACCCATATTGCTTCACAACAGTCGTGTGAGAGATCTCTTTGAAACCGGCAGGAAGAACGCACCTGCCATAATCTTTATCGATGAGCTCGATGCCGTCGGCAGATACAGGGGAGCAGGTATCGGCGGGGGGCATGATGAGAGGGAACAGACGCTCAACCAATTGCTCGTCGAGATGAGCGGGTTTGACTCCTCCGAAGGCGTGATCGTCATCGCGGCCACGAACAGACCGGATATACTTGATCCGGCGCTCCTGAGGCCGGGAAGATTCGACAGACAGATCGTCGTCGATCTGCCCGATGTGAAGGGTAGGGCTGAGATCTTCAAGATACACCTGAAGAACGTCAGAACGGCACCGGAGGTCTGGGATAATATTGAAATCCTGGCAAAGGGAACACCCTATTTCTCCGGAGCCGACATCGAGAACATGGTCAACGAAGCGGCTCTTATAGCTGCCCGAAAGAACAAGGAGTTCGTGGATATGGAGTGCCTTGAGGAGGCCAAGGATAAGGTGATGATGGGGCCCGAAAGGAGAAGCATGCTGATAAGCGATAAGGAGAAAAGGGTTATCGCCTACCACGAGGCAGGTCACGCCTTGGTCTCACATCTGCTGCCCGAAGGAGACCCGAATTATAAGTGCAGTATTATCCCCCGAGGAAGGGCCCTTGGCATCACCCAGAAGTTACCCTTGGAGGAGAGGCACAACTACGGCAAGAGATATCTGCTGGCCGAGATAACCACACGTCTTGCAGGGCGCGTCGCGGAGGAGCTGATATTCGGCGATCCGACCACAGGCGCAAAGGACGATTTTGAAAGGGCAACGGAGCTGGCGAGAAAGATGGTATGTGAATGGGGGATGAGCGAGAAACTCGGACCGGTTACCTTCGGCAAACGGGAGGAACAGATCTTCTTGGGTAAGGAGTTGGCAAGACATAAGGATTATAGCGAGCGAACGGCACTTGAGATAGATAACGAGGTGAAGCGGATAATAAACGAATGTTATGACAGGGCGAAAGGCATAATCCAAAACAACATGGACAAGCTCAAAAGGCTGGCCGAAGCTTTGCTGGAGAAGGAGGTGCTCGACGCCAAGGAGATCGAGGAGATCCTCGGCCCGAGACCGAGCCTCGAAGAGGCACAGCCTGCGAAGTTCAACGGCCCGACAGAGGTTAGCGATGAGGGCAAGGGTTCTGAAGCTTGA